The following coding sequences lie in one Mercenaria mercenaria strain notata chromosome 5, MADL_Memer_1, whole genome shotgun sequence genomic window:
- the LOC128557435 gene encoding uncharacterized protein LOC128557435 gives MAAEVKPQEIFMENIQLKEENENLKRFKERVERHPGLAYESPVTDEKEAWLRSFLYDKDTRVVIDRTPSCNKFCTHFVLKNLFKVLMVVLVTACVITAYMLTERRHESALQALVSTATSSKKESTGVYGGILPIVANKAGNTVQDTIQKNYLNIGLYTAIYRYSIVADTYSI, from the exons ATGGCGGCAGAAGTAAAACCACAAGAAATTTTTATGGAGAACATTCAACTAAAGGAAGAAAATGAAAACCTTAAACGGTTTAAGGAAAGAGTTGAGCGACATCCTGGCCTTGCATACGAAAGTCCAGTCACAGATGAAAAGGAAGCTTGGTTGCGGTCTTTCTTGTATGATAAAGATACCAGAGTTGTTATAGATAGAACCCCTTCGTGCAATAAATTTTGCACACACTTT gTATTGAAGAATCTGTTTAAAGTGTTGATGGTAGTCCTGGTTACTGCTTGTGTGATAACTGCGTATATGCTGACAGAACGAAGACATGAAAG TGCACTGCAAGCTTTGGTTTCCACAGCAACATCGTCTAAGAAAGAGTCGACCGGAGTTTACGGTGGCATTTTACCTATCGTCGCTAATAAAGCTGGAAACACAGTTCAAGACACCATACAGAAGAATTACTTAAACATCGGTTTGTATACTGCAATATACCGGTACTCAATCGTAGCAGATACTTACAGTATATAG